atatttttatagTTTATATAAGATACATATAACATATATAAGCTAAATACAACTTCATTTTTTCAGCTAGGGTTTCATTCCCCAATCCTATAGTTACTGGCGCCCCCACGCCCCAGCCATTCTTCTGCCATCTCCGCCGCGCCCAGGTCTGCCGCCTGAGGCCCCTGCCGAGCCCCACCCATTCTGCCATCTCCGCCGCGCCGAGTCCCTCCTCGATCCGCGCACTGCGCCCAGGTCGCCGCCTTGAGGCCCCTCCAAGATCCGCGCCCAGGTCCGCCGCCCTGAGGCCCCTCCAAGATCCGCGCCCCTCCCCGATCGGCGCCCAGGTCCGCCGCCTTGAGGCCCCTCCAAGATCCGCGCCCAGGTCTGTTGATGTAATTTTGTATTGGGTTGTTCTTTGTAGATATTAAGATATGATTGTAAACTGCAACAAGACTTGGGTGACTTGGTTTTCGTGAGTTAGTATCAGATAAAAAGTGATCCTATTAAACGATTGTCTTTCAGTTTATTATTGTATTTCACAGCACATTTTTTACCTGATGTTGCTACCTTTGTTAGATTCTAAATATAATAGATTAGTTAAAGTCTTGGAATTTTTCTTATGCTGCAGGATTTCATTACTAAGATTAGTTCAAGTCTTGgaatttcattatttattttgatgttttttctTACATTTATTCATGTATATTCTTATATCTAAACTTTTCTATATGTCTTTCTACAGGATGACACTCAAGACATCAAAGAATATACAATGTCTTGATGAGAGTTTTGTGAAGAAAACATTGGTAAAGTTATTTCTTTTGAATTTGTCTAATTTTTGGTATTACTCATTTGTGatttttttcatgtaatttaaatttttttggtaTTTGTAGGATGAGATTTGCAAGGAGCTTCAAGATCAAATGTcatgttttataaatattgtgtAATTTTGATACATTTTGTGGATTTATTTTGTGATTTTGCATTGTGGATTGAAATTTTTGGAATGACAACAtaacatattttatttattattaatacatgaaccgagctcgaattcgagcctGAATTCGAAATCGAGCTCGAATTCGAATTTGAAAGCGAGCTCCAAAATCGATCaaattcgagccgagctcgaactcgagctcgaattcgaaATCGAGCTCCAaaatcgagccgagctcgagataaacgaataattaacgaACCGAATACGAATCGAGTTCGAACTTAATATTATTCtgtcgagccgagctcgagctcattttGAAGCTCGatctcgagctcgagccgaactcgagcctaCCTAAAATTTCACGAGCCGAGCCCGAGCCTGcaggtattcggctcggctcggttcGTATACAGCCCTAGTTAAAACCACAGCTGTGTTTCCTTTTGGAGATGAATTGCTAATTGAATATCAACATTGTTGCAAACTAGAGATGACTTCTAAAACATTTCAATATTGTTTTGACATTTTGGAGTTTCTTGCACGAGTTTGGAGCCaagattcatattttttttccgCACTTCATATACTACTTCATTGCAATTAGAGAAAAATAATACAGGAAACTTATTATTCTTTAATTTATGCAATACTATTCAATAGTTCATACGTTATTATTCAATACATAAAATCAGTATATTCAAATACCAAATTTATATCAATAACGATTTCTAacttaaatttaattcataacCTCACATCTTGTGGCTACTATTTTAATACGCGGTAGCAAAAACAACACAAAAACCCTAGAGCTAATAGCAGTGACTGAATAACCCAACACCCGATAGGCTACCTCGAAAATAACACGAAACCCTAGAGCTGAC
The genomic region above belongs to Salvia miltiorrhiza cultivar Shanhuang (shh) chromosome 5, IMPLAD_Smil_shh, whole genome shotgun sequence and contains:
- the LOC131024754 gene encoding uncharacterized protein LOC131024754, with the protein product MSKYNFIFSARVSFPNPIVTGAPTPQPFFCHLRRAQVCRLRPLPSPTHSAISAAPSPSSIRALRPGRRLEAPPRSAPRSAALRPLQDPRPSPIGAQVRRLEAPPRSAPRMTLKTSKNIQCLDESFVKKTLDEICKELQDQMSCFINIV